The following proteins are co-located in the Chryseobacterium daecheongense genome:
- a CDS encoding NADH-quinone oxidoreductase subunit M — MSCLLLTLLLLPLVGSGLVFAWKNKSSKYLALGIALVQMLLTFYILSDFDFTPTVDSVLQHEINYPWSQFIKSSLHFGIDGMSMLLLLLTNILSPIIILSSFNENINYRNSFYGLILLMQFGLVGVFTSLDGLLFYIFWEVTLIPIWFIAGLWGQENKRFEFTTKFFVYTFVGSLFMLAGLIYVYNHSASFALTDLYNASLNETQQTVVFWFIFFAFAVKLPIFPFHTWQPDTYTYSPTQGSMLLSGIMLKMAVYGVIRYLLPITPIPIMGISGQIVIILAIVGILHGALIAIIQDDMKRIIAYSSFSHVGLMVAGIFASAVVTLRGTFTTEGAEGALVQTFAHGINVVGLFYCADILYKRFKSRDIRQMGGLAKVAPKFAVLFLLILLGSMGVPLTNGFIGEFILIKSIFDFNVLAAIIAGLTVILSAVYLLRFYGKAMFGKGDEAVLSTAKDLSGVEFSVLASLAVFVILLGIFPQPVIEMVSSSLKFIYASLIN, encoded by the coding sequence ATGTCTTGTTTATTATTAACATTATTGCTTTTACCTCTAGTAGGGTCGGGACTTGTTTTTGCCTGGAAAAATAAATCCAGCAAATATTTGGCACTAGGAATTGCATTGGTACAAATGCTTCTTACATTTTATATACTTTCGGATTTCGATTTTACTCCGACCGTAGATAGTGTATTGCAGCATGAGATCAATTATCCATGGTCACAATTTATTAAAAGCTCGCTTCATTTCGGTATTGACGGGATGAGTATGCTGCTTTTATTGCTGACCAATATCCTTTCGCCAATCATTATTTTATCTTCATTTAATGAGAACATCAATTACAGAAACTCATTCTATGGTCTTATCCTGTTGATGCAGTTTGGACTTGTAGGAGTTTTCACATCTCTGGATGGATTATTGTTCTACATTTTCTGGGAGGTAACACTGATTCCAATCTGGTTCATTGCCGGACTTTGGGGCCAGGAAAATAAAAGATTTGAATTCACCACGAAGTTCTTTGTATATACATTCGTAGGATCTTTATTCATGCTTGCCGGATTGATTTATGTGTATAATCACTCTGCATCATTTGCCTTAACAGATCTATACAATGCATCACTTAATGAAACTCAGCAGACGGTTGTATTTTGGTTTATATTCTTTGCATTTGCTGTGAAATTACCGATCTTCCCGTTCCACACATGGCAGCCTGATACCTATACCTACTCACCTACCCAGGGATCGATGTTATTATCAGGGATCATGCTTAAAATGGCTGTGTATGGTGTTATCCGTTATTTATTACCGATCACTCCTATTCCTATTATGGGAATTTCAGGGCAGATCGTTATTATCCTTGCGATAGTAGGAATCCTTCATGGAGCATTGATCGCAATTATCCAGGATGATATGAAGAGGATCATTGCCTATTCATCTTTCTCTCACGTTGGATTGATGGTAGCAGGTATTTTTGCATCTGCTGTTGTTACACTAAGAGGAACATTTACTACTGAAGGTGCTGAAGGTGCTTTGGTACAAACTTTTGCTCACGGTATTAATGTCGTAGGTTTATTCTATTGTGCAGACATTTTATATAAAAGATTTAAATCAAGAGACATCAGACAAATGGGTGGTTTAGCGAAAGTAGCTCCTAAATTTGCCGTATTGTTTTTACTGATCCTTTTAGGTTCAATGGGCGTTCCGTTGACTAATGGTTTTATCGGGGAATTCATTTTGATTAAATCAATCTTTGACTTTAATGTATTAGCTGCTATTATTGCAGGTTTAACTGTGATTCTTTCTGCTGTTTATCTATTGAGATTCTACGGAAAGGCAATGTTCGGAAAAGGAGATGAAGCCGTATTGAGTACAGCGAAAGATCTTTCAGGAGTGGAGTTTTCTGTTCTGGCCAGTTTAGCGGTTTTTGTGATCTTACTTGGTATTTTCCCTCAACCGGTAATCGAAATGGTGAGTAGTTCGCTGAAGTTTATCTATGCATCTTTGATTAATTAA